A genomic stretch from Theobroma cacao cultivar B97-61/B2 chromosome 4, Criollo_cocoa_genome_V2, whole genome shotgun sequence includes:
- the LOC18601430 gene encoding putative pentatricopeptide repeat-containing protein At3g28640, with protein MSHHHSTTTQCWTRCLTLLQRCTKASQIEPIHALLITQGLHRNPCIISKLISFLSSPPPNLHYSSLLFNQLHKSTLFIYNTLIKAHSNSPHPQTSFHYFNHLLEEETIRPNCQTLNFILVSCAKTCSLRSGKQIQNWVFKNGMFSSDSYVQTGVIRLYVEARLWVDARKVFDEIAYVDVVKWNVLMSGLARCRLGAQALSVFKEMLVFGIQPDEFCLTTALTACAQNGSLREGKWIHEYLRKREKCLELDVFIGTALVDMYAKCGCLDLAVEVFEGMSKRNVYSWAAMIGGFAVHGHARKAIHCFERMQNDGIRPDGVVLLGVLTACTHAGLVEEALFLLNNMEGQYRIVPKHEHYSCVVDLLCRTGKFDEALKLIRRMPMRPLASVWGALLNSCRIYNNVQLAELAVKELLELEDCDGDEEDAALVQLSNIYFSAQKSEDGHRIRRMIGDRGLKKAPGCSMIEVDGRMTEFVSGDISHPLHSQIHTILRLLFPEDPGT; from the coding sequence ATGAGCCACCACCACAGCACCACCACCCAATGCTGGACGCGGTGCTTAACCCTCTTACAACGCTGCACCAAAGCATCTCAAATCGAGCCCATCCACGCCCTTTTAATCACCCAAGGCCTTCACCGAAATCCCTGTATCATCAGCAAACTAATCTCCTTCCTTTCCTCTCCCCCACCTAACCTCCACTACTCTTCCCTCCTCTTCAACCAACTCCACAAATCCACCTTATTCATCTACAACACTCTCATTAAAGCCCACTCTAACAGCCCTCACCCTCAAACTTCCTTTCATTACTTCAACCACCTTTTAGAAGAAGAAACTATAAGACCCAATTGCCAAACCCTTAACTTTATTCTTGTTTCTTGTGCAAAAACTTGTTCTTTGCGTTCAGGAAAGCAAATCCAAAACTGGGTATTTAAGAATGGAATGTTTTCATCTGATTCTTATGTTCAAACTGGGGTTATAAGGCTTTATGTTGAAGCCAGGCTATGGGTTGATGCTAGGAAAGTGTTTGATGAAATTGCTTACGTTGATGTTGTTAAGTGGAATGTGCTTATGAGTGGGTTAGCACGGTGCCGTTTAGGGGCTCAAGCTTTGAGTGTGTTTAAGGAAATGTTGGTTTTCGGGATCCAGCCTGATGAGTTTTGTTTGACGACGGCTTTGACAGCTTGTGCACAAAATGGGAGTCTTCGGGAAGGAAAATGGATTCATGAGTATTTgaggaaaagggaaaaatgttTGGAACTTGATGTGTTTATTGGTACAGCGCTTGTTGATATGTATGCGAAGTGTGGATGTTTAGACTTGGCCGTGGAAGTTTTTGAAGGGATGAGTAAAAGGAATGTTTATTCATGGGCAGCTATGATTGGAGGTTTTGCTGTCCATGGTCATGCAAGGAAAGCTATTCATTGTTTTGAAAGGATGCAAAATGATGGGATTAGGCCTGACGGGGTTGTTCTTCTTGGGGTTTTAACTGCGTGTACTCATGCAGGGTTGGTTGAGGAAGCCTTATTTCTGTTGAATAACATGGAAGGTCAATATAGGATTGTACCTAAACATGAACATTATAGCTGTGTGGTGGACTTGCTCTGCAGGACAGGTAAATTTGATGAAGCTCTAAAGCTCATAAGAAGAATGCCTATGAGACCACTTGCTTCGGTCTGGGGTGCTTTATTGAATAGTTGTCGCATTTATAACAATGTTCAGCTTGCTGAGCTTGCTGTTAAAGAGCTTCTAGAGCTGGAAGATTGTGATGGGGATGAAGAAGATGCAGCCCTTGTGCAGTTATCTAACATTTACTTTAGTGCtcagaaaagtgaagatggtcATAGGATCCGTAGGATGATTGGTGATAGAGGGCTCAAGAAGGCACCAGGATGCAGTATGATAGAGGTCGATGGTAGGATGACTGAATTTGTTTCAGGTGATATATCGCATCCACTCCATTCTCAAATACATACCATATTGAGGTTACTCTTTCCTGAGGACCCTGGCACCTAG